The Flavobacterium faecale genome has a segment encoding these proteins:
- a CDS encoding endo-1,4-beta-xylanase, with protein sequence MKKPKFTVNKMAIIMGVLSLSFTACTAQKVKTTAVSKTVTTTENVTLKDAFKNYFLLGSAINDAIVSGKDNASQTIIKREFNTVTPENCMKAEVVCPSPGVYDFTLADAYVAFAKENKMFVMGHTLIWHNQTPAWFFTNDKGAPNSPEEQKEQLRTHIKAVAGRYAGKVQAWDVVNEVIDDNGKYRPTTWVNGIGDGDEMVRLAFKYASEYAPNTELYYNDFNAWRPEKRDGIVRMIKMLQDAGVRIDGVGIQAHWGLNFPKTEYIQQAIDAYAALGIKVMITELDVDVLPITKEGQITGKSMMEPQYQLEEFETFLDPYKNGLPQSVEQQLANRYKEFFEIFVKNKDKISRVTLWGLQDGMSWKNDYPIPNRTNYPLLYNRNFQPKLARQAVLETVK encoded by the coding sequence ATGAAAAAACCAAAGTTCACAGTAAATAAAATGGCCATAATTATGGGTGTTTTATCACTATCATTTACAGCTTGTACTGCTCAAAAAGTGAAAACTACCGCTGTTTCTAAAACAGTAACAACTACTGAAAATGTAACATTAAAAGACGCCTTTAAAAACTACTTTTTATTAGGTAGTGCCATAAATGATGCTATCGTTTCGGGTAAGGATAACGCCTCACAAACAATTATAAAAAGGGAGTTCAATACCGTAACTCCCGAAAATTGTATGAAAGCGGAAGTTGTATGTCCGTCACCAGGAGTTTATGATTTTACATTGGCTGATGCCTATGTTGCTTTCGCCAAAGAAAACAAGATGTTCGTTATGGGTCACACCTTGATATGGCACAACCAAACGCCTGCATGGTTTTTTACGAATGATAAAGGAGCGCCAAATTCACCAGAAGAACAAAAAGAGCAATTACGTACCCACATCAAAGCGGTTGCTGGTCGCTATGCAGGGAAAGTACAAGCATGGGACGTAGTAAATGAGGTTATAGATGATAATGGTAAATACCGACCTACAACATGGGTAAATGGAATTGGTGATGGCGATGAAATGGTTCGATTGGCCTTCAAATATGCAAGTGAATATGCCCCTAACACCGAATTGTATTATAATGATTTCAACGCTTGGCGTCCAGAAAAAAGAGACGGAATCGTTCGCATGATCAAGATGCTTCAAGATGCCGGAGTCAGAATTGATGGTGTTGGGATTCAAGCACATTGGGGATTGAATTTCCCTAAAACAGAATACATTCAACAAGCGATTGATGCTTATGCGGCCCTAGGAATTAAAGTGATGATTACAGAATTAGATGTGGATGTGTTACCAATCACTAAGGAAGGTCAAATAACAGGGAAAAGCATGATGGAGCCTCAGTATCAATTAGAGGAGTTCGAAACCTTTTTAGACCCTTACAAAAATGGTTTGCCGCAATCTGTAGAACAGCAACTAGCAAATCGTTACAAAGAATTCTTTGAAATTTTTGTAAAGAACAAAGATAAAATTAGCAGAGTCACATTGTGGGGACTGCAAGATGGTATGTCTTGGAAAAATGACTATCCAATTCCCAATAGAACAAATTACCCACTTTTGTACAACAGAAATTTTCAACCTAAACTGGCGAGACAGGCTGTATTGGAGACTGTAAAGTAA
- a CDS encoding SMP-30/gluconolactonase/LRE family protein: MRTKSKKQIYNNCLNLMGISFLLIMNMSCKAQKDLNKAIIANGAQLTLVADGFEFTEGPAADKNGDVYFTDQPNDRILKWNASDNKVADYMKPSGRSNGLYFDNKGNLLAVADERNEIWSIDGNKKVTVILANFEGKKFNGPNDLWVDAKDGIYFTDPYYQRAWWQHQEPQQASKRVYYLAPNTKIPTIVADDNFNQPNGIIGTPDGKTLYVADESGKKTYSYTIGKNGQLSNKKLFANMGSDGMTIDNLGNVYLTGKGVTVFNKKGEQIDHIAVPKDWTANVTFGGPKQITLFITALDSVYTLAMAVHGVR, translated from the coding sequence ATGAGAACTAAATCAAAAAAACAGATTTATAATAATTGTCTAAATTTAATGGGCATCAGTTTTCTACTGATTATGAATATGTCTTGCAAGGCGCAGAAAGACCTAAACAAAGCTATAATTGCTAATGGAGCTCAACTTACTTTGGTTGCTGATGGATTCGAATTTACCGAAGGTCCTGCTGCAGACAAAAATGGCGATGTCTATTTTACAGATCAGCCCAATGACCGCATCCTGAAATGGAATGCCAGTGACAATAAGGTTGCAGATTATATGAAACCATCCGGTCGTTCTAACGGACTTTATTTTGATAACAAAGGAAATTTATTGGCTGTTGCCGATGAAAGAAATGAGATATGGTCTATTGATGGAAATAAAAAAGTAACCGTGATACTTGCTAATTTTGAAGGTAAAAAGTTCAATGGTCCCAATGATCTTTGGGTCGATGCCAAAGATGGTATTTATTTTACGGATCCTTATTACCAACGTGCTTGGTGGCAACATCAAGAGCCACAGCAAGCATCAAAAAGGGTGTATTATTTAGCACCAAACACAAAAATACCAACAATAGTAGCCGACGACAACTTCAATCAACCCAACGGAATTATAGGTACTCCCGATGGCAAAACCCTTTATGTTGCAGACGAATCTGGTAAAAAAACCTACTCCTATACAATTGGGAAAAATGGCCAACTTTCGAATAAAAAATTGTTTGCCAATATGGGTTCGGATGGGATGACGATTGACAACCTAGGGAATGTGTATCTAACCGGAAAAGGCGTTACTGTTTTCAATAAAAAAGGGGAACAAATAGACCATATTGCTGTGCCTAAAGACTGGACTGCCAATGTCACTTTTGGCGGGCCAAAGCAAATAACTCTTTTTATTACAGCCTTGGATTCGGTATATACCTTAGCCATGGCAGTACATGGAGTGCGATAA
- a CDS encoding ThuA domain-containing protein translates to MKPFKMKYFLLTLCILTMIKTNAQDQFRVLLFTQHDTWHYNTIPVAVEAFKEMAAENQFKFDWTQRPDDLIAKLPEYDVVIFMNANANFLLPKHMDALKAFMKRGGGFVGIHGTADGENDNAWFDGLVGAKFVNHPKLQAAIVNVANHDFPATWHLPNKWLRSDEWYNFKNMNLDKLHILLTVDEASYDFTAGYDAIPLKGMGKAHPISWYQEYEGGRSFYTAMGHKPESFKDKNFLNHIFGAIYWAKGDSIKK, encoded by the coding sequence ATGAAACCATTTAAAATGAAATACTTTTTGCTAACCCTATGTATCCTTACAATGATAAAAACAAATGCACAAGATCAGTTTCGTGTTTTATTGTTTACCCAGCATGATACCTGGCATTACAACACCATTCCTGTCGCTGTTGAAGCATTCAAAGAAATGGCAGCTGAAAATCAGTTTAAGTTTGATTGGACCCAAAGACCCGATGATCTTATAGCCAAATTGCCCGAATATGATGTGGTGATATTCATGAATGCCAATGCCAATTTTTTACTGCCAAAACACATGGATGCTTTAAAAGCATTTATGAAACGAGGCGGTGGCTTTGTAGGCATACACGGTACGGCAGATGGTGAAAACGATAACGCTTGGTTTGATGGTCTAGTAGGAGCGAAATTTGTAAATCATCCAAAATTACAAGCAGCTATTGTAAACGTCGCCAATCATGATTTTCCAGCAACATGGCATTTACCCAATAAATGGCTTCGTTCTGATGAGTGGTACAACTTTAAAAATATGAACCTTGATAAACTTCATATTCTATTGACGGTTGATGAAGCTTCTTATGATTTCACTGCCGGTTATGATGCGATTCCGTTGAAAGGGATGGGAAAGGCACATCCTATTTCATGGTATCAAGAATATGAAGGAGGGCGATCGTTTTATACGGCTATGGGGCATAAACCAGAATCGTTTAAGGACAAAAACTTTTTAAACCACATTTTTGGCGCTATTTACTGGGCTAAAGGAGATTCAATTAAAAAATAA
- a CDS encoding sugar phosphate isomerase/epimerase family protein: protein MKRVLFLVIFLKSFVGFAQENYGISSQKDRLRQYSGQWVSAINPSTDSVAEYPEIKMSSLTNFDNHSLTVEVLQKENTNKYNPILHEIIGYDTSTKSIFAAGHNAKGAFFTGKGIFSSENHWTMQDKDLNGNKTMKVDFNFQNYTDVILEGFDTNEKSLWKTRYIKNNPKDKNIGIQLVSVHKEMLKNPEQTLIQLGRMGYSYVETFVYKDGGFYGQSPMQFRAMVEKAGLKFLGSMTFFDPEDKNDDAAINAWWNKTIQDHKIAGVEYLSTSNSKLKGIKTIKELQEYCNYYNKVGKLCKKNGLKFVYHNHADEFLKVKGVTIYDYFLQNTNPDYVYFQSDLYWMHRGGVNPIDYFKTYPNRFISWHVKDYKELGESGKIYFKDIFNYQKIAGVQYILAEVEDYNFPPLYSVDLAWEYIYYELLK, encoded by the coding sequence ATGAAAAGAGTTCTTTTTTTAGTTATTTTTCTAAAATCATTCGTCGGTTTTGCTCAAGAAAACTACGGTATTTCTTCTCAAAAAGACCGACTCAGGCAATATTCGGGCCAATGGGTAAGTGCTATAAATCCTAGTACAGATAGTGTTGCAGAATATCCAGAAATAAAAATGAGTAGTTTGACCAATTTCGATAATCATTCGCTCACGGTTGAAGTTTTACAAAAAGAAAATACCAATAAATACAACCCAATATTGCATGAAATTATAGGTTATGATACGAGTACCAAGTCAATTTTTGCTGCTGGTCATAATGCAAAAGGCGCATTCTTTACTGGAAAAGGCATATTTTCTTCAGAAAATCATTGGACAATGCAAGACAAAGACCTCAATGGTAATAAAACAATGAAGGTTGATTTTAACTTTCAAAATTATACGGATGTTATATTGGAAGGCTTTGATACTAATGAAAAGAGTTTATGGAAAACGAGATACATTAAAAACAATCCTAAAGACAAAAACATTGGTATTCAGCTCGTTTCTGTTCACAAAGAAATGCTTAAAAATCCAGAACAAACCCTAATTCAATTAGGCAGAATGGGGTATAGCTATGTGGAGACTTTTGTATACAAAGACGGTGGTTTTTACGGTCAAAGTCCAATGCAGTTTAGGGCGATGGTTGAAAAAGCAGGGTTGAAATTTTTAGGCTCAATGACCTTTTTCGATCCCGAAGACAAAAACGATGATGCTGCAATCAATGCGTGGTGGAACAAAACGATACAAGACCATAAAATAGCTGGTGTTGAATACCTATCGACTTCAAATAGTAAATTAAAAGGCATCAAGACGATCAAAGAATTGCAAGAGTATTGCAATTATTACAATAAAGTTGGAAAACTCTGCAAGAAGAACGGACTTAAGTTTGTGTATCACAACCATGCCGATGAATTTTTAAAGGTAAAAGGCGTAACCATTTATGATTATTTTCTTCAAAACACCAATCCGGACTATGTCTATTTTCAATCGGATTTGTATTGGATGCACAGGGGAGGAGTTAATCCTATCGATTATTTTAAAACCTATCCGAACCGATTTATTAGTTGGCATGTAAAAGATTATAAAGAATTAGGCGAAAGTGGAAAAATATATTTCAAGGATATTTTCAACTATCAAAAAATAGCTGGAGTGCAATACATCTTGGCGGAAGTGGAAGACTATAATTTTCCGCCTTTGTATAGTGTCGACTTGGCTTGGGAATATATTTATTATGAACTATTGAAATAA
- a CDS encoding glycosyl hydrolase, protein MRYIKNNIVKFSTLVFLLLVVKSYGQETKGNREFYNAKYEPQTGIYHGAGQDKKGFNDYVNAVGQDKMPAIYMTYVNVTSSVKKIQRWGKDLKYALDSLPKGMIPQIGLGFTGGKDTGAGLDKEVADGKYDQQLQAFYKVLLELDRPSFTRIGYEFEGDWNGYSPESYKKIFITISKAFKEKNIKSATVWCSGGGSADFISTEKLMEYYPGDQYVDWWGIDIFSPEEFDNNGLQNFFDGAHEHKKPVMIGECTPRFVGVMDGEVSWDKWFKPFFKMLHDNAGIKAFCYINWDWEYWSNRNGFPWHDWKDARIEKNPFVLEAYKKEMESPLFIHLDKK, encoded by the coding sequence ATGAGGTATATCAAAAATAATATTGTGAAGTTTTCGACCCTAGTTTTTTTGCTATTGGTTGTAAAGTCTTATGGCCAAGAAACAAAGGGTAACCGTGAATTTTACAATGCCAAATACGAACCCCAAACCGGAATTTACCACGGTGCTGGTCAGGATAAAAAGGGTTTTAATGATTATGTTAATGCCGTTGGACAAGATAAAATGCCAGCAATTTATATGACGTATGTTAACGTAACGTCATCCGTGAAAAAGATTCAACGTTGGGGGAAAGATTTAAAATATGCCTTGGATAGTTTACCAAAAGGAATGATACCTCAAATAGGTTTGGGATTTACGGGTGGAAAAGATACAGGAGCAGGTTTGGATAAAGAAGTTGCTGATGGAAAATATGACCAACAATTACAAGCATTCTATAAAGTGCTTTTGGAATTAGACAGACCCTCTTTTACCAGAATTGGTTACGAATTTGAAGGCGATTGGAATGGCTATTCTCCTGAGAGTTATAAAAAAATATTTATTACTATTTCAAAAGCTTTTAAAGAGAAAAATATAAAATCGGCTACAGTTTGGTGCTCAGGTGGTGGCTCGGCAGATTTTATAAGTACAGAAAAGTTGATGGAATATTATCCTGGTGACCAATATGTAGATTGGTGGGGTATTGATATTTTTAGCCCTGAAGAATTTGATAACAATGGTTTGCAAAACTTTTTTGATGGTGCTCATGAGCATAAAAAACCAGTGATGATAGGCGAGTGTACACCACGATTTGTGGGTGTAATGGATGGTGAAGTTTCTTGGGATAAATGGTTCAAACCTTTTTTCAAGATGCTGCACGACAATGCAGGGATAAAAGCATTTTGCTACATCAATTGGGATTGGGAATATTGGTCGAATAGAAATGGTTTCCCTTGGCACGATTGGAAAGACGCCCGTATCGAAAAAAATCCATTTGTATTAGAAGCGTATAAAAAAGAAATGGAAAGTCCGTTGTTTATTCACCTTGATAAAAAATAA
- a CDS encoding endo-1,4-beta-xylanase, which produces MIHKKQRYPQIATILFVSTVFAFTSCKSVSQKTSSEAGLKNASEFPIGTAINVNKLINDQALMALQISNFNSITATSDMKMQSILPAENQFNWKKADTLLYYATKHNQRLFGHNLIWHSSTPKWVEEKGAKDNIWLGKFMKEYIQKYVGRYKGKVAGWDVVNEAFESAGGEYRKTFWYNNLGKEYIANAFRYAHEADPDAVLFYNDFNIERDTTKLNAVLKMVEDFKKEGVPIHGIGFQMHIRMDTPDEAIAYSLKKAAATGLQIHLSEVDIIFNSHNDERLGGIEKYTSVTDEMKQAQAEKYKNLVLMYRSIVPKNQQFGITVWDFTDRDSWIKGFFNMKDWPTIYDENLKPKPAYFGFLEGLKMKIENK; this is translated from the coding sequence ATGATACATAAAAAACAACGTTATCCTCAAATTGCTACGATTCTTTTCGTTTCAACGGTGTTTGCCTTTACAAGTTGTAAAAGTGTAAGCCAAAAAACTTCGTCTGAAGCAGGTTTGAAAAATGCTTCAGAATTTCCAATTGGTACAGCAATTAATGTCAATAAGTTGATAAATGACCAAGCGTTAATGGCTTTGCAGATTTCAAATTTCAATAGTATCACCGCTACTAGCGATATGAAAATGCAGTCGATTTTACCTGCTGAAAACCAGTTTAATTGGAAAAAGGCCGACACTTTATTGTATTACGCCACCAAGCACAACCAACGTCTTTTTGGTCATAACCTTATTTGGCACAGCAGTACACCTAAATGGGTTGAAGAAAAAGGGGCCAAAGACAACATCTGGTTGGGCAAATTTATGAAAGAGTATATTCAAAAATATGTCGGCCGATACAAAGGAAAAGTAGCTGGATGGGATGTTGTTAACGAAGCTTTTGAATCTGCAGGAGGTGAATATAGAAAAACGTTCTGGTACAATAATTTGGGTAAAGAATATATAGCAAATGCCTTTCGATATGCACATGAAGCAGATCCAGACGCCGTGTTGTTTTATAATGACTTCAACATTGAGCGTGATACTACAAAATTAAATGCTGTTTTGAAAATGGTCGAAGACTTTAAAAAAGAGGGTGTACCCATTCATGGTATTGGTTTTCAAATGCACATTCGTATGGATACGCCAGATGAAGCCATTGCCTATTCTTTGAAAAAAGCGGCAGCAACAGGTTTGCAAATTCACTTGTCGGAAGTTGATATTATTTTTAATTCGCACAATGACGAAAGATTAGGTGGTATCGAAAAATATACTTCGGTAACCGATGAAATGAAGCAAGCACAGGCTGAAAAATATAAAAATCTAGTTTTAATGTATCGTAGCATTGTTCCTAAGAATCAGCAATTCGGAATTACAGTTTGGGATTTTACAGATAGAGATTCTTGGATTAAAGGTTTTTTTAATATGAAAGATTGGCCTACCATTTATGATGAAAATTTAAAACCAAAACCTGCTTATTTTGGTTTTCTTGAAGGACTAAAAATGAAAATAGAAAACAAATAA
- a CDS encoding SMP-30/gluconolactonase/LRE family protein yields the protein MKKSTIFIKQRVQQILISICMTAMFSWSGYAQQSEIKFPLKVGVKPESITKGFNDNYYVTLMNGAEIGDGEILEISKNGVKVFAKGFDEPKGIVFLEGHLYLSDLTRIWKVDSTGHANVFVKKEDFPEAVLYLNDVAVDAESKGIYVADMGAVKYMRDANKVLWPLDSEQAKLIPQLGRIYHVDLDGHISITQDTSPLMLNPNGVGVDNKGNIMVGAFFLGNFLVKREGKLTPLKGQFRGADGVEQDSKGNYYVSSWTAGTVWKIDGKTEKATVLIEGLKSAADFYLEEDKGRLLVPDMLAGMIYAVSIEK from the coding sequence ATGAAAAAATCTACAATTTTTATTAAACAAAGGGTACAACAAATTCTTATTAGTATATGTATGACGGCCATGTTTTCATGGTCTGGATATGCGCAACAATCTGAAATTAAATTCCCTCTAAAAGTGGGGGTAAAACCAGAAAGTATTACAAAAGGTTTTAATGACAATTACTATGTTACCCTTATGAACGGGGCAGAGATAGGTGATGGCGAAATACTTGAAATTTCTAAAAATGGCGTAAAAGTATTTGCAAAAGGCTTTGATGAACCCAAAGGTATTGTCTTTCTAGAAGGTCATTTGTATTTATCGGACCTAACTCGAATTTGGAAAGTCGATAGTACTGGTCATGCAAATGTCTTTGTAAAAAAAGAGGATTTCCCCGAAGCAGTTTTGTATTTAAATGATGTTGCAGTTGATGCTGAAAGTAAAGGAATTTACGTAGCAGATATGGGAGCAGTAAAATACATGCGTGACGCAAATAAAGTGCTTTGGCCGCTTGATAGTGAACAGGCAAAGCTGATTCCGCAATTGGGTCGAATTTATCATGTTGATTTGGATGGACATATATCCATAACGCAAGATACGTCTCCCTTGATGTTGAACCCAAATGGAGTAGGCGTGGACAACAAGGGTAATATTATGGTGGGTGCTTTTTTTCTTGGTAATTTTTTAGTGAAACGCGAGGGTAAATTAACTCCATTGAAAGGGCAATTCCGAGGTGCTGATGGAGTAGAGCAAGATAGTAAAGGCAATTATTATGTTAGTAGTTGGACGGCAGGAACAGTTTGGAAAATTGATGGAAAAACCGAAAAAGCAACGGTATTAATTGAGGGTTTAAAATCGGCTGCAGACTTTTATTTAGAAGAGGACAAAGGGCGACTATTAGTTCCTGATATGCTAGCAGGGATGATATATGCCGTTAGTATTGAGAAGTAA
- a CDS encoding alkaline phosphatase yields the protein MNYKNISAVFIAFTLFSCSTTKKTTQSPKPKNVILLISDGTGLSQISSAFFFKDSKPNYTRFKNIGLIKTSSAGQDITDSAAGATAFSCGVKTFNSAIGVANDSTAVQTIVELASSKNVKTGLIASSAITHATPGSFFGHQINRGMGDEIAVDLLGGKVDFFAAGGLKYFTKRKDKRNLVTELTALNYKIDTTALGKFAQIKSSQKAGFLLAKDQMPKMSQCRGDFLSDATELGIQFLSKDNAPFFIMTEGSQIDWGGHDNDAPYLIAELLDFDNLIGKVLDYAEKEGNTLVVVTSDHETGGFTLSAKRKKKADGTEYDDYSKVGTSFSTGGHSATLIPVFAFGPGSEEFNGIYENNEIFSKIVKLTGWDSKK from the coding sequence ATGAATTATAAAAATATCTCGGCAGTTTTTATAGCATTTACACTATTTTCTTGCTCCACTACCAAAAAAACTACGCAGTCTCCAAAACCCAAAAATGTAATTCTGCTAATTAGTGACGGAACAGGATTGTCGCAAATTTCGTCCGCATTTTTCTTCAAAGATTCAAAACCCAATTATACTCGATTTAAAAATATTGGACTGATAAAAACATCTTCTGCAGGTCAGGATATAACCGATTCGGCCGCAGGTGCAACTGCATTTAGCTGTGGTGTCAAAACTTTTAATAGCGCGATAGGAGTTGCAAATGATTCTACAGCAGTACAAACAATTGTTGAATTGGCTTCGTCAAAAAATGTGAAGACGGGTTTAATAGCGTCTTCGGCAATTACGCATGCAACACCCGGAAGTTTTTTTGGTCACCAAATTAATCGCGGTATGGGGGACGAAATAGCAGTAGACTTATTAGGTGGTAAAGTCGACTTTTTTGCTGCTGGAGGATTGAAATATTTCACAAAGCGAAAAGACAAACGAAATTTAGTCACTGAATTAACAGCACTAAACTATAAAATTGACACGACGGCTTTAGGGAAATTTGCTCAAATTAAATCAAGCCAAAAAGCGGGTTTTCTTTTAGCAAAAGATCAGATGCCTAAAATGTCTCAATGTAGAGGTGATTTTCTTTCGGATGCAACCGAATTGGGAATCCAATTTTTAAGTAAAGACAATGCACCCTTTTTTATAATGACAGAAGGTTCTCAAATTGATTGGGGCGGGCACGATAACGATGCTCCTTATTTAATTGCCGAATTATTAGACTTTGACAATCTAATTGGTAAAGTATTGGATTACGCCGAGAAAGAGGGTAATACTTTAGTGGTGGTAACTTCTGACCATGAAACAGGTGGTTTCACACTATCTGCAAAAAGAAAAAAGAAAGCAGACGGAACGGAATATGATGATTATAGCAAGGTAGGAACTTCATTTTCTACAGGCGGACACTCTGCTACTTTAATTCCTGTTTTTGCTTTTGGACCAGGATCAGAAGAGTTTAATGGTATTTATGAAAACAATGAAATTTTTTCGAAAATAGTAAAACTTACAGGTTGGGATTCTAAAAAGTAA
- a CDS encoding glycoside hydrolase family 43 protein: MPEENISHINFDEINKKAISQPLIKHMYTADPSAHVFNGKIYIYPSHDIEAGIPFNDNGDHFGMEDYHVISMDSPTGEAKDNGLALHVKDVPWAERQMWAPDAATKNGKYYLYFPAKRANGIFQIGVAISDSPVGPFIAEPEAIEGSYSIDPAVFCDDDGSYYMYFGGIWGGQLQNYRNNSYDVNHKEPVGNELALNPIMAKLSSDMKSFDESVKELVILDENGKPLLAGDNDRRFFEASWMHKYNGKYYFSYSTGDTHFICYATGDNPYGPFTYQGRILNPVIGWTSHHSICEFENKWYLFYHDSSLSEGVTHLRSVKVAEITYDENGKIQTLDPYLE, from the coding sequence ATGCCAGAAGAAAATATCAGTCATATCAATTTTGACGAAATAAACAAAAAAGCAATTTCACAACCGCTAATCAAACACATGTACACCGCAGATCCTTCGGCACATGTTTTTAACGGAAAAATATACATTTATCCTTCTCATGACATCGAAGCGGGAATTCCGTTTAATGACAATGGAGACCATTTTGGGATGGAAGATTACCACGTTATTTCTATGGATAGCCCAACAGGTGAAGCAAAAGATAACGGATTAGCACTACACGTAAAAGATGTGCCGTGGGCCGAAAGACAAATGTGGGCGCCTGATGCTGCTACTAAAAATGGAAAGTATTATTTGTATTTCCCAGCCAAAAGAGCCAACGGAATTTTCCAGATTGGTGTTGCGATTAGCGATTCTCCAGTAGGGCCATTTATTGCTGAACCAGAAGCGATTGAAGGTAGTTACTCTATCGATCCAGCTGTTTTTTGTGATGATGACGGTAGTTATTATATGTATTTTGGTGGAATTTGGGGTGGTCAGTTGCAAAACTATAGAAACAATAGTTATGATGTAAACCACAAAGAACCAGTAGGAAATGAGTTGGCTCTAAATCCAATTATGGCAAAGCTTTCATCTGACATGAAAAGTTTTGACGAATCGGTAAAGGAGCTCGTAATCTTGGATGAAAACGGAAAACCGCTTTTAGCTGGTGACAACGACCGTCGCTTTTTTGAAGCTTCGTGGATGCACAAATATAATGGTAAATATTATTTCTCTTATTCAACAGGAGATACACATTTTATCTGCTACGCTACGGGAGACAATCCTTACGGGCCGTTTACATATCAAGGTCGTATTTTAAATCCAGTAATTGGTTGGACTTCACACCATTCTATTTGTGAGTTCGAAAATAAATGGTATTTGTTCTACCATGATTCTAGTTTGTCTGAAGGAGTTACCCACTTAAGATCGGTAAAAGTAGCGGAAATCACTTATGATGAAAATGGTAAAATCCAGACGTTAGATCCGTATTTGGAATAA